In Curtobacterium sp. L6-1, a genomic segment contains:
- a CDS encoding methionine ABC transporter permease: protein MNNSFQSVVDTFDVFLAAIRDTIVMSLVSLVIAGVIGLALGLLLYATRPGNLLGNRTAYTVINLVVNLVRPIPFVIFLAAIAPLSRVVVQTTIGVPAVTFAISLAAAFAVSRIVEQNLLAVDPGVVEAARASGAHPVSILLTVLIPEGLGPLILGYTFIYIGIVDMTAQGALVGGGGLGEYAITYGSQRYDWWVVYVSVAAIVVIVQLGQFVGNRLARATLRR from the coding sequence ATGAACAACTCGTTCCAGAGCGTCGTCGACACGTTCGACGTGTTCCTCGCCGCTATCCGGGACACCATCGTCATGTCCCTGGTGTCGCTCGTCATCGCCGGCGTCATCGGCCTCGCGCTCGGGCTCCTGCTCTACGCCACCCGCCCGGGCAACCTGCTCGGCAACCGGACGGCGTACACGGTCATCAACCTCGTCGTGAACCTGGTGCGGCCGATCCCGTTCGTGATCTTCCTCGCCGCGATCGCACCGTTGTCGCGCGTGGTCGTCCAGACGACGATCGGCGTCCCCGCGGTGACGTTCGCGATCTCCCTGGCGGCGGCGTTCGCGGTCTCGCGGATCGTCGAGCAGAACCTGCTGGCGGTCGATCCCGGCGTCGTCGAGGCGGCTCGGGCCTCCGGGGCGCACCCGGTGTCCATCCTGCTGACGGTGCTCATCCCGGAGGGGCTCGGGCCGCTCATCCTCGGGTACACGTTCATCTACATCGGGATCGTGGACATGACCGCGCAGGGCGCCCTGGTCGGCGGCGGCGGGCTCGGCGAGTACGCGATCACCTACGGGTCGCAGCGGTACGACTGGTGGGTCGTGTACGTGTCGGTGGCCGCGATCGTCGTCATCGTGCAGCTCGGCCAGTTCGTCGGGAACCGCTTGGCGCGGGCGACGCTCCGGCGCTGA
- a CDS encoding MetQ/NlpA family ABC transporter substrate-binding protein, with protein MTAAPVLPDRPKRKRPIGWIVAAAVVVVAIVVAIVVVAVRGGGTDQAGAAGSDRKPQTVTIGVADKALPYWKTYTELAKERLNVTVELTNFADYSLPNPALKDGQVDINQFQHIQYLANYNVTSKDDLQPIGSTAVYPLPLYATKVDEPSDLPEGAKVAIPNDAINEARALLVLQSAKLLELKDGGNAFSTTDDIESHVVDVQPLDASQTANALQQGSVQAAVVNNNFATAAGLPASDKIFTDDPSSSSAAPYVNVFAVRNEDKANSTYIDLAKLFQDQAVQRAFTKDYPDAVARDESATTLQEELATVEQDAKAAAE; from the coding sequence ATGACCGCAGCACCCGTCCTGCCCGACCGTCCGAAGCGCAAGCGCCCGATCGGGTGGATCGTCGCCGCGGCCGTCGTCGTCGTCGCGATCGTCGTGGCGATCGTCGTCGTCGCCGTCCGTGGTGGCGGTACCGACCAGGCCGGTGCGGCCGGGTCGGACCGGAAGCCCCAGACGGTGACCATCGGCGTCGCGGACAAGGCGCTGCCCTACTGGAAGACGTACACGGAGCTCGCGAAGGAGCGGCTGAACGTCACCGTCGAGCTGACCAACTTCGCCGACTACTCGCTGCCGAACCCCGCGCTCAAGGACGGGCAGGTCGACATCAACCAGTTCCAGCACATCCAGTACCTGGCGAACTACAACGTGACCTCGAAGGACGACCTGCAGCCGATCGGCTCCACCGCCGTCTACCCGCTCCCGCTGTACGCGACGAAGGTCGACGAGCCGTCCGACCTGCCCGAGGGCGCGAAGGTCGCCATCCCGAACGACGCCATCAACGAGGCCCGCGCCCTGCTCGTGCTGCAGTCCGCGAAGCTCCTCGAGCTGAAGGACGGCGGCAACGCGTTCTCGACCACCGACGACATCGAGTCGCACGTCGTGGACGTCCAGCCGCTCGACGCCTCCCAGACCGCGAACGCCCTGCAGCAGGGCTCCGTGCAGGCCGCCGTCGTGAACAACAACTTCGCCACCGCCGCCGGGCTGCCCGCGTCGGACAAGATCTTCACCGACGACCCGTCGAGCTCGTCCGCCGCCCCGTACGTCAACGTCTTCGCCGTCCGGAACGAGGACAAGGCGAACTCGACCTACATCGACCTCGCGAAGCTGTTCCAGGACCAGGCCGTCCAGCGGGCGTTCACGAAGGACTACCCGGACGCCGTGGCCCGCGACGAGAGCGCCACGACGCTGCAGGAGGAGCTCGCCACGGTCGAGCAGGACGCGAAGGCGGCAGCGGAGTAG
- a CDS encoding pyridoxamine 5'-phosphate oxidase family protein, translating into MTDTQTDHRAAISDIVHGARTALLTTVSEDGQLHARPLAVQDKSFHGSLRFLVQDGSEKVEDIARNPHVNVAIESQGGYLSIAGTATVTEDRAVVDELWSPFAEAWFPDGRDDPSIRLLTVEGVSVEYWTQDTGPVGSLVQTLKAALGHQSQPDVGRHGTLEV; encoded by the coding sequence ATGACCGACACCCAGACCGACCACCGCGCCGCCATCTCCGACATCGTCCACGGCGCCCGGACGGCACTCCTCACGACCGTGAGCGAGGACGGGCAACTCCACGCCCGACCCCTCGCCGTGCAGGACAAGTCCTTCCACGGGTCGCTGCGCTTCCTCGTGCAGGACGGCAGCGAGAAGGTCGAGGACATCGCCCGGAACCCGCACGTCAACGTGGCGATCGAGTCGCAGGGCGGCTACCTGTCCATCGCGGGGACGGCGACCGTCACCGAGGACCGGGCGGTCGTCGACGAGCTGTGGTCCCCGTTCGCCGAGGCGTGGTTCCCGGACGGACGCGACGACCCCTCCATCCGGCTGCTCACGGTCGAGGGCGTCTCGGTGGAGTACTGGACGCAGGACACCGGGCCGGTGGGGAGCCTCGTGCAGACCCTCAAGGCGGCGCTCGGCCACCAGTCGCAGCCGGACGTCGGCAGGCACGGGACCCTCGAGGTCTAG
- a CDS encoding acylphosphatase: MGSTTTRKHAVVTGTVQGVGFRYWTARKADGLELAGYARNLFDGTVEVEAEGPAPAVDALVVMLRSGPPSATVTGVDVREVVPHGDEDGFRILH; the protein is encoded by the coding sequence ATGGGGAGCACGACCACCAGGAAGCACGCCGTCGTGACCGGGACGGTGCAGGGCGTCGGGTTCCGGTACTGGACCGCGCGGAAGGCCGACGGGCTGGAACTGGCCGGGTACGCCCGGAACCTCTTCGACGGCACGGTCGAGGTCGAGGCCGAGGGACCGGCGCCCGCGGTCGACGCCCTCGTCGTCATGCTCCGCTCCGGACCGCCCTCGGCCACCGTCACCGGCGTCGACGTGCGGGAGGTCGTGCCGCACGGGGACGAGGACGGCTTCCGCATCCTGCACTGA
- a CDS encoding endonuclease/exonuclease/phosphatase family protein encodes MAAPHEQATTDSTTEVQQTTLRVVSYNLREHTANGELAALAESSQADVLCVQECDSTDLASTVGGLSLAASTQANRLGLAIYKRDDRFEVRDVGIHSLQKSLHDRVLSPAHERLIAMHLYDRHAQAEVIVASFHASPLTATNSLRRKQIEAAHDFVRDLSSEAPAIMVGDFNYPWFQTNLRRKIEESGFALSLSDQPTYLRYRKFTGHFDFATSVGLHIAGVETLPAGISDHRPILVRANYEAPAVADAPAASDAPAA; translated from the coding sequence ATGGCGGCGCCACACGAGCAGGCAACGACCGACTCGACCACCGAGGTCCAGCAGACAACGTTGCGTGTCGTCAGCTACAACCTGCGCGAGCACACCGCGAACGGTGAACTCGCCGCACTGGCCGAGTCCTCGCAGGCCGACGTGCTCTGCGTCCAGGAGTGCGACAGCACCGACCTCGCCAGCACCGTCGGCGGACTGAGCCTCGCCGCCTCCACCCAGGCGAACCGTCTCGGCCTGGCGATCTACAAGCGCGACGACCGCTTCGAGGTCCGCGACGTCGGCATCCACTCGCTGCAGAAGTCCCTGCACGACCGGGTCCTGTCACCCGCGCACGAGCGCCTCATCGCCATGCACCTGTACGACCGGCATGCCCAAGCCGAGGTCATCGTCGCCTCCTTCCACGCCTCACCCCTGACCGCGACGAACTCGCTGCGGCGCAAGCAGATCGAGGCCGCGCACGACTTCGTCCGTGACCTGTCGAGCGAGGCGCCGGCGATCATGGTCGGCGACTTCAACTACCCGTGGTTCCAGACGAACCTGCGTCGGAAGATCGAGGAGTCCGGCTTCGCGCTGTCCCTCTCCGACCAGCCGACCTACCTGCGGTACCGGAAGTTCACCGGGCACTTCGACTTCGCCACGAGCGTCGGGCTGCACATCGCCGGCGTCGAGACCCTGCCCGCGGGCATCTCCGACCACCGACCGATCCTGGTGCGTGCGAACTACGAGGCCCCCGCCGTCGCGGACGCCCCCGCAGCGTCGGACGCTCCCGCCGCGTAG
- a CDS encoding D-arabinono-1,4-lactone oxidase, which yields MRSTTSELNWSGTVTYTAERVLRPTSLDAVAEVVAASPRIHGLGTRHSFNDVADTPGVLLDLTAVPTDLVVAADRRTATMGAGTRYGLVAPDLDAAGVALHNEGSLPHISLGGAIATGTHGSGTTLGSLSTAVAALELVGPDGTTSTVRRGDPDMAGAAIHLGLLGIVTRVTVDVQPAYRMRQDTYGPIPWDTFTASAASVFAAGYSVCAYTLFGDTVSEVLVKSRVPDGADDVDVPSGLLGAPRLPGSPGDGHHTARDGSVGPWWDRLPHFPIEAVPSVGSEVQSEHFVPLRHAAAALDALHGLADRIQPHLHVCELRTMAADDLWLSPTQGEDVLCIAFTWRKHPEQVAALLPDLEARLAPFDGRPHWGKMSSLDGAAVAGLYPRLADFRDLVARRDPDRKFASAFGARVLGS from the coding sequence ATGCGGTCGACGACGAGCGAACTGAACTGGTCCGGCACGGTCACCTACACGGCCGAACGGGTCCTCCGCCCCACGTCGCTCGACGCCGTCGCCGAGGTCGTCGCCGCCTCCCCGCGCATCCACGGGCTTGGCACCCGGCACTCGTTCAACGACGTCGCCGACACCCCGGGCGTGCTGCTCGACCTCACCGCCGTGCCGACCGACCTCGTCGTCGCCGCGGACCGCCGCACCGCGACGATGGGCGCCGGCACCCGGTACGGGCTCGTCGCCCCCGACCTCGACGCCGCCGGGGTGGCCCTGCACAACGAGGGCTCGCTGCCGCACATCTCGCTCGGCGGCGCGATCGCCACCGGCACCCACGGGTCCGGCACCACGCTGGGGTCGCTGAGCACCGCCGTCGCCGCCCTCGAGCTCGTCGGCCCGGACGGCACCACCAGCACCGTCCGCCGCGGCGACCCCGACATGGCCGGCGCCGCGATCCACCTCGGCCTGCTCGGCATCGTCACCCGCGTCACCGTCGACGTGCAACCCGCGTACCGGATGCGCCAGGACACCTACGGGCCGATCCCGTGGGACACCTTCACCGCGTCAGCCGCCTCGGTCTTCGCGGCCGGGTACTCCGTCTGCGCGTACACGCTGTTCGGCGACACCGTGTCCGAGGTGCTCGTGAAGTCCCGCGTGCCGGACGGAGCGGACGACGTCGACGTGCCCTCGGGCCTCCTGGGCGCCCCGCGCCTGCCGGGGTCACCCGGGGACGGCCACCACACGGCCCGGGACGGGTCGGTCGGCCCCTGGTGGGACCGCCTGCCGCACTTCCCCATCGAGGCGGTGCCCTCCGTCGGGTCCGAGGTGCAGAGCGAGCACTTCGTCCCGCTCCGGCACGCCGCCGCCGCGCTCGACGCCCTGCACGGGCTCGCCGACCGCATCCAGCCGCACCTGCACGTCTGCGAACTGCGGACGATGGCCGCGGACGACCTGTGGCTCAGTCCCACGCAGGGCGAGGACGTGCTCTGCATCGCCTTCACCTGGCGCAAGCACCCCGAGCAGGTCGCCGCCCTGCTGCCCGACCTGGAGGCGCGACTCGCCCCGTTCGACGGCCGCCCGCACTGGGGGAAGATGAGCTCCCTCGACGGCGCCGCCGTCGCGGGGCTGTACCCGCGCCTGGCGGACTTCCGCGACCTCGTCGCACGGCGCGACCCGGACCGGAAGTTCGCGTCCGCCTTCGGTGCGCGGGTCCTGGGGAGCTGA
- a CDS encoding MFS transporter: protein MTTTTRRTSSTAVAVLVAGTFFMELLDGTILATAAPAMGRDLGVDSAAVGVAITAYLVTLAVFIPVSGWITDRVGSRTVFVGAIALFTVASALCAASTGLVELTLWRVLQGLGGALMVPVGRLVVLRSAGRERLVTAIAILTWPALAAPIIAPFLGGVLVDTLSWHWIFLVNIPLGVVAVVAALVLVPQERAPERVPFDWRGSLLACLGLGALVVMASLLALESVPVVPAALAGVVGAVCTWLAIRHFLRAPHPIMGLEAFRLETFRVSHAGGSLFRLAVSAVPFVLPLLFQDAWGWSALQAGSAVLWVFVGNLGIKPATTPFLRWWGYRPVIVVSSAVAALSVVAMVFLTPETPFWVLAVLLVVSGAARSVGFTAYNTIAFADVEQPGMTAANTLSSTLQQTAAGFGVAVAAVVLRAASGIGGEGLAGTAPYAVAFAVIAVLLVVACVEGLLMSRTAGETVRPARQVRVGARG, encoded by the coding sequence ATGACGACGACGACACGACGGACGAGCAGCACGGCGGTCGCCGTGCTCGTGGCGGGCACCTTCTTCATGGAGCTCCTCGACGGCACGATCCTGGCCACCGCAGCACCCGCGATGGGACGCGACCTCGGCGTCGACTCCGCCGCCGTCGGCGTCGCGATCACCGCCTACCTCGTCACCCTCGCCGTGTTCATCCCGGTCAGCGGGTGGATCACCGACCGGGTCGGCTCACGCACCGTCTTCGTCGGCGCGATCGCGCTGTTCACCGTCGCGTCGGCGCTCTGCGCCGCCTCCACCGGCCTCGTCGAGCTGACGCTCTGGCGCGTCCTGCAGGGCCTGGGCGGCGCGCTCATGGTGCCGGTCGGGAGGCTCGTGGTGCTCCGCAGCGCCGGTCGCGAGCGTCTCGTCACGGCCATCGCGATCCTCACCTGGCCGGCGCTCGCCGCGCCGATCATCGCGCCGTTCCTCGGCGGGGTGCTCGTCGACACCCTGTCGTGGCACTGGATCTTCCTCGTGAACATCCCGCTCGGGGTCGTCGCCGTCGTCGCGGCGCTCGTGCTCGTGCCGCAGGAGCGCGCGCCGGAACGGGTCCCGTTCGACTGGCGCGGGTCGCTGCTCGCCTGCCTCGGGCTCGGTGCGCTCGTCGTCATGGCGTCCCTGCTCGCCCTCGAGTCCGTCCCCGTCGTGCCCGCCGCCCTGGCCGGCGTCGTCGGCGCGGTGTGCACCTGGCTCGCGATCCGGCACTTCCTGCGGGCACCGCATCCGATCATGGGGCTCGAGGCGTTCCGGCTCGAGACCTTCCGGGTGTCCCACGCCGGCGGCAGCCTGTTCCGTCTGGCGGTCTCCGCGGTGCCGTTCGTCCTCCCGCTGCTGTTCCAGGACGCGTGGGGGTGGAGTGCCCTGCAGGCCGGGTCCGCCGTGCTCTGGGTGTTCGTCGGCAACCTCGGGATCAAGCCCGCGACGACCCCGTTCCTGCGCTGGTGGGGCTACCGACCGGTCATCGTGGTGTCCTCCGCCGTGGCCGCGCTGTCCGTCGTCGCGATGGTGTTCCTGACGCCGGAGACGCCGTTCTGGGTGCTCGCCGTCCTCCTGGTCGTCAGCGGTGCCGCGCGCTCGGTCGGGTTCACCGCGTACAACACCATCGCCTTCGCCGACGTCGAGCAGCCCGGGATGACGGCGGCGAACACGCTCTCCTCGACCCTGCAGCAGACCGCGGCGGGCTTCGGGGTCGCGGTCGCCGCGGTCGTGCTCCGGGCCGCGTCCGGCATCGGTGGGGAGGGGCTCGCCGGCACCGCCCCGTACGCCGTCGCGTTCGCGGTCATCGCGGTGCTGCTCGTCGTGGCCTGCGTCGAGGGACTGCTCATGAGCCGGACCGCGGGGGAGACCGTGCGACCGGCGCGTCAGGTGCGGGTGGGCGCGCGGGGTTGA
- a CDS encoding 2'-5' RNA ligase family protein, whose translation MHSIELVLDPAAEQAVRAAWAALVAADLPSMGRHTSETNAPHVTLVAGEDLVVPTGLDAPLPARIRPGGLLLFPAGPGRHVLGVSVVVDRALADLHEAVHRAAPGGVDTSLPGRWAPHLTLARRPRDVDLPRMLEVLAAVPLPEELGVAGLRHWDGETRTVTPVA comes from the coding sequence GTGCACAGCATCGAACTCGTCCTGGACCCCGCCGCCGAGCAGGCGGTCCGTGCGGCCTGGGCGGCCCTGGTCGCCGCCGACCTGCCGAGCATGGGACGGCACACCTCGGAGACGAACGCCCCTCACGTCACGCTGGTGGCGGGGGAGGACCTGGTCGTCCCGACCGGGCTCGACGCCCCGCTGCCGGCACGGATCCGCCCCGGCGGGTTGCTGCTGTTCCCCGCGGGACCGGGCCGGCACGTGCTCGGGGTCTCCGTCGTGGTCGACCGGGCGCTCGCGGACCTGCACGAGGCGGTGCACCGCGCCGCGCCGGGCGGTGTCGACACGTCGCTGCCCGGGCGGTGGGCGCCGCACCTGACGCTCGCCCGCCGACCGCGGGACGTCGACCTGCCCCGCATGCTCGAGGTGCTCGCCGCCGTCCCGCTGCCCGAGGAGCTCGGTGTCGCGGGGCTCCGGCACTGGGACGGGGAGACGAGGACCGTCACGCCGGTGGCGTGA
- a CDS encoding MDR family MFS transporter produces the protein MTQAVDSAPRTGSVEAPTPAGNRLVIGLLLVSAFVVILNETIMGVALPRLMDDLEISAATGQWLTTGFLLTMAVVIPITGYLLQRFNTRPVFVWAMSLFSVGTLIALLAPGFTMLLVGRIVQASGTAIMMPLLMTTVLTLVEPAHRGRVMGNISIVISVAPAVGPTISGLILNAFSWRWLFGFVLPIAVAALVLGMVKVRNVSAPRKSAIDVLSVVLSAFAFGGIVYGLSSIGEAGDTGYGVPIGALVVGFAALAVFIVRQTRLQRRDAALLDLRTFSTKGFTIPIVAMAISFMAMFGTLILLPIYLERVLGLEVLQVGLLLLPGGLLMGLLSPIVGRLYDRFGPRMLLVPGSVIISAVLWALSTVTADTSVTFVLIAHIVLSLGLALTFTPLFTAALGGLPPRLYSHGSAVLGTAQQLAGAAGTALFVTLLTLGATAAATNGDVAGAATAAEATARATASGAHSAFLVGAVISLFGIVASAMVRKPVTPEGAPAPVVH, from the coding sequence TTGACCCAGGCCGTCGACTCCGCACCCCGTACCGGGAGCGTCGAAGCGCCCACCCCCGCGGGCAACCGCCTCGTGATCGGACTGCTGCTCGTCTCGGCGTTCGTCGTGATCCTCAACGAGACCATCATGGGCGTGGCGCTGCCGCGACTGATGGACGACCTCGAGATCAGCGCCGCGACCGGGCAGTGGCTGACCACCGGCTTCCTGCTCACCATGGCGGTCGTGATCCCGATCACCGGCTACCTGCTGCAGCGCTTCAACACCCGCCCGGTGTTCGTCTGGGCGATGAGCCTGTTCTCCGTCGGCACGCTGATCGCGCTGCTCGCACCGGGCTTCACGATGCTGCTGGTCGGGCGCATCGTGCAGGCCAGCGGCACGGCGATCATGATGCCGCTGCTCATGACCACCGTCCTGACCCTCGTCGAGCCCGCCCACCGCGGTCGCGTGATGGGGAACATCTCGATCGTCATCTCGGTGGCCCCGGCCGTCGGCCCGACGATCTCGGGGCTCATCCTCAACGCCTTCTCGTGGCGCTGGCTGTTCGGCTTCGTGCTCCCGATCGCCGTCGCCGCGCTCGTGCTCGGCATGGTCAAGGTGCGCAACGTCTCGGCCCCGCGGAAGTCCGCGATCGACGTACTCTCGGTCGTGCTGTCCGCCTTCGCGTTCGGCGGAATCGTCTACGGCCTGTCGAGCATCGGCGAGGCCGGCGACACCGGGTACGGCGTGCCGATCGGTGCACTCGTCGTGGGCTTCGCCGCCCTCGCGGTGTTCATCGTCCGCCAGACCCGCCTGCAGCGCCGCGACGCCGCGCTCCTCGACCTCCGCACGTTCAGCACCAAGGGCTTCACGATCCCGATCGTCGCGATGGCCATCAGCTTCATGGCGATGTTCGGCACGCTGATCCTCCTGCCGATCTACCTGGAGCGCGTGCTCGGCCTCGAGGTCCTGCAGGTCGGACTCCTGCTGCTCCCCGGTGGTCTGCTCATGGGCCTGCTGTCCCCGATCGTCGGCCGTCTCTACGACCGCTTCGGCCCGCGCATGCTGCTCGTCCCCGGCTCGGTCATCATCAGCGCCGTGCTCTGGGCGCTCTCGACCGTCACCGCGGACACCAGCGTCACCTTCGTCCTGATCGCCCACATCGTGCTGAGCCTCGGCCTGGCGCTGACCTTCACGCCGCTCTTCACCGCGGCACTCGGTGGTCTGCCGCCGCGCCTGTACTCGCACGGCAGCGCCGTCCTCGGCACCGCCCAGCAGCTCGCCGGCGCGGCCGGCACGGCACTGTTCGTCACGCTGCTGACGCTCGGCGCCACCGCTGCGGCGACGAACGGCGACGTCGCGGGTGCCGCGACCGCCGCCGAGGCCACCGCCCGGGCGACCGCGTCCGGCGCGCACTCGGCGTTCCTGGTCGGCGCCGTGATCTCCCTGTTCGGCATCGTCGCCTCGGCGATGGTCCGGAAGCCGGTCACCCCGGAGGGCGCCCCCGCACCCGTCGTGCACTGA
- a CDS encoding LLM class flavin-dependent oxidoreductase, which produces MSNAFGTDRPSDVPPPAPDRIGPVQLGLDTFGDVTESPDGGPKTHAATLRDLVDEAVLADQVGIDFIGVGEHHRGDYSVSAPEVVLAAIAARTERIRMGSAVTVLSSDDPVRVYERFATVDALSNGRAEVILGRGSFTESFPLFGFDLQDYEVLFEEKLQLWSALRGGDTVTWQGTKRASLVEQDVFPKLEHGPIPTWIGVGGSPQSVIRAASYGMPLFLAIIGGQPAQFAPFSRLYRQALDQLELPQQPIAMHSPGFVAETDDEAAERYWPYHKAVTDQLGRERGWPPLDVAGYRAGLSAGGSLYVGSPETVARKIARNMRILGVSRFDMRYATGRLPHEDMMRSIELYGTRVAPRVRELLAEPVPVP; this is translated from the coding sequence ATGAGCAACGCCTTCGGTACCGACCGACCCTCGGACGTCCCGCCCCCCGCGCCGGACCGCATCGGCCCCGTGCAGCTCGGCCTCGACACCTTCGGTGACGTCACCGAGTCGCCCGACGGCGGCCCGAAGACCCATGCCGCGACCCTGCGCGACCTCGTCGACGAGGCCGTCCTGGCCGACCAGGTCGGCATCGACTTCATCGGTGTCGGCGAGCACCACCGCGGGGACTACTCCGTGAGCGCCCCCGAGGTCGTCCTCGCCGCGATCGCCGCCCGCACCGAGCGCATCCGGATGGGCTCGGCCGTCACCGTGCTGTCCTCGGACGACCCGGTCCGCGTCTACGAGCGCTTCGCCACGGTCGACGCGCTGTCGAACGGCCGCGCCGAGGTCATCCTGGGCCGCGGGTCCTTCACCGAGTCCTTCCCGCTGTTCGGCTTCGACCTGCAGGACTACGAGGTGCTGTTCGAGGAGAAGCTGCAGCTGTGGAGCGCCCTCCGCGGCGGGGACACCGTCACCTGGCAAGGCACGAAGCGCGCCTCGCTCGTCGAGCAGGACGTCTTCCCGAAGCTCGAGCACGGCCCGATCCCGACCTGGATCGGCGTCGGCGGATCCCCCCAGTCCGTGATCCGCGCAGCGTCCTACGGGATGCCGCTGTTCCTCGCGATCATCGGCGGGCAGCCCGCGCAGTTCGCACCGTTCTCGCGGCTGTACCGCCAGGCGCTCGACCAGCTCGAGCTCCCGCAGCAGCCGATCGCCATGCACTCGCCGGGCTTCGTGGCGGAGACCGACGACGAGGCCGCCGAGCGCTACTGGCCGTACCACAAGGCCGTCACCGACCAGCTCGGCCGCGAGCGTGGGTGGCCGCCCCTCGACGTCGCCGGGTACCGCGCGGGCCTGTCGGCCGGCGGCTCCCTGTACGTCGGGTCGCCGGAGACCGTGGCGCGGAAGATCGCCCGGAACATGCGGATCCTCGGCGTCTCGCGCTTCGACATGCGGTACGCGACCGGACGGCTGCCGCACGAGGACATGATGCGGTCGATCGAGCTGTACGGCACGCGGGTGGCCCCGCGGGTGCGCGAACTGCTGGCGGAGCCGGTCCCCGTTCCCTGA
- a CDS encoding methionine ABC transporter ATP-binding protein, producing MAALVELRGVTKSYRRADTGETVTAVDGVDLDVHQGEVLGVIGYSGAGKSTLVRLVNALELPTSGTVTVAGQELTAIPERDRRTARRRIGMVFQQFNLFRSRTVAGNVAYPLKVAGVAKDERDRRVAELLDFVGLLDRAYAYPEQLSGGQKQRVGIARALASNPELLLADEATSALDPETTSEVLALLRRVNRELGITIIVITHEMDAVRRIADRVAVMEKGRVVEVGDVYDVFSAPTTGAAQRFVRTALHDRPSAETVTRLHERHPGRLVSVRITDETGLQARIDRAFRDAGVTAELVFGGVTEIRERRIGSLTYELGGTDTAADHALAALRSDGITVDEEVRA from the coding sequence GTGGCTGCCCTCGTCGAACTCCGCGGCGTCACCAAGAGCTACCGCCGCGCCGACACCGGAGAGACCGTCACCGCGGTCGACGGTGTCGACCTCGACGTCCACCAGGGCGAGGTGCTGGGCGTCATCGGGTACTCCGGTGCCGGCAAGTCCACCCTGGTCCGACTCGTCAACGCCCTCGAGCTGCCGACCTCCGGGACCGTCACGGTCGCCGGCCAGGAGCTGACTGCGATCCCGGAACGTGACCGCCGCACCGCGCGTCGCCGCATCGGGATGGTCTTCCAGCAGTTCAACCTGTTCCGCTCGCGCACCGTCGCCGGCAACGTGGCGTACCCGCTCAAGGTCGCGGGTGTCGCGAAGGACGAACGGGACCGTCGCGTCGCCGAGCTGCTCGACTTCGTCGGGTTGCTCGACCGCGCGTACGCCTACCCGGAGCAGCTGTCCGGCGGCCAGAAGCAGCGCGTCGGCATCGCCCGGGCGCTCGCGTCGAACCCCGAGCTGCTGCTCGCCGACGAGGCCACGAGCGCCCTCGACCCCGAGACCACGTCCGAGGTCCTGGCGCTCCTGCGTCGGGTGAACCGCGAGCTCGGCATCACCATCATCGTCATCACGCACGAGATGGACGCCGTCCGCCGCATCGCCGACCGGGTCGCCGTCATGGAGAAGGGCCGGGTCGTCGAGGTCGGGGACGTGTACGACGTCTTCTCCGCCCCGACGACCGGTGCCGCGCAGCGCTTCGTCCGCACCGCCCTGCACGACCGCCCCTCGGCCGAGACCGTCACGCGCCTCCACGAGCGCCACCCCGGACGCCTGGTGTCCGTGCGGATCACGGACGAGACCGGGCTGCAGGCCCGCATCGACCGGGCGTTCCGCGACGCCGGGGTGACTGCCGAGCTCGTGTTCGGCGGGGTCACCGAGATCCGCGAGCGGCGGATCGGGTCCCTCACGTACGAACTCGGCGGCACCGACACCGCCGCCGACCACGCCCTCGCCGCACTCCGGTCCGACGGCATCACGGTCGACGAGGAGGTCCGCGCATGA